From Betta splendens chromosome 3, fBetSpl5.4, whole genome shotgun sequence, the proteins below share one genomic window:
- the LOC114851963 gene encoding C-myc promoter-binding protein-like isoform X8: protein MSFRDLCSSSRHVYTHVHSECFSGGCAKPKSDYNCTTVWSWRGWEMMEDKGPRVADYFVVAGLTDPSKPLDQEIHFDDACHKTAKPKAPITDVAVVIRSVGEEVPPGFTCIETTPTGHSADLNNGGLMAPQIFLCYRRGCDKPPLTDLGVLYEWKERLKHGCHLIQTTPSGRPANISGNSSQRIYVTYRRAPEVQSHAALAVTDICIIIPSKGETSPHTFCKVERNLNSSMWGSSVYLCYKKSVTKANMIAYKAGLFSRYPEEDYESFPLPESVPLFCLPMGATIECWPTNTKYSLPVFSTFVLTGASGEKVYGAAIQFYEPYQQECLTDQQCFQLGLQGPDPHKPSSSNFTSAVSNNAGASSRSVYTNKCICLLSHWPFFDAFRKFLTFLYRYSISGPHALPIEKHISHFMHKVPFPSSQRPRILVQLSPHDSLMLSQPVSSPLPLSGGRFSMLLQNLGPENAVTLLVFAVTEHKILVHSLRPAVLTSVTEALVSMIFPFHWPCPYIPLCPLALADVLSAPCPFIVGVDSRYFDLYDPPPDVSCVDLDTNTIFHNDDKRALTWKILPKKACKNLLNVLGNLYQQLVDGQHKPDGLLEMSMSDLSELSCGKSLHTLELEIQEAFLRFMAAILKGYRLFLRPITQAPSEKATDASSLFDLQGFLRSRDRSHQKFYSLMTKTQMFIRFIEECSFVSDKDASLAFFDDCVDKVDSDRPEDAKLIETDESQRSEHTVFITPPELPALPEGEEYPLLYSYDGFPVLSIDLFDPVEGPRTNSSRATARHSCPTSPAPMFRRTKQEIKLAQKIAKKYSSIPQLWSKCLLRHCYGLWFICLPAYVTVCHSKVRALRTAYDVLRKMQAKKLQAPDEVCYRVLMQLCGQYGQPVLAVKVLFEMKKAGVHPNAITYGYYNKAVLESTWPSSTRGGYFLWMKLRNVILGVAQFKRALRRHAPLTQSPLSDGSDLDAVSHSSLDSSADTNLAEQGLYANDCVKLDPIDDRSSTVGQGGCGVGARAHLHSGGSELRGATHHKGDQSDLGYNSLTKEEVRRGDSSAQDSVPDKDGKKESDCSSLSETESTKGSKDCLSQLDVEIHSSSKARGIVRSSCKSKSSASAGHIAGLLFTSSLDDIGEVHTNSLLRKHKSALGEIVEGGRSSMDWQGVRDRRLDTGGRSGSSGLSLGMNKGETDPQKIAGNLDGHGKIASCAKKSKRPHSLALGGLESAVAEAGIKNKDEEEEGRDSSDEDGSNTDAIFDFEDLDLDKSSSEVGVNTHKLNTSNRKPVERSASYSGTSTVTSGGAVKRTGIEMGYDPLSLLAAQTTEQNDNPHSEARTPSTGRNLAKEIERYMNHMGSPLSSRTPSLDLQDAASPTLLHGSAHSIPRRASLPHSSPLSAAGVPRSRTYHLPSPSQPISRPHRWSSPPSHSSSTTPSPSPRPSPYRERADRRSLASPSPSSSSFGLDTLLTPSLDVFKTSVFSAGKGVAEKASRWYSRLATYTTPTKDAPSDRLSVSSYGVGDPDCSSLLDEDECGTLESSVVYPQRNGLVGPHRSPKHSPLRSTVESPTPGSGPGRPTCEVPGCILSSPGFLLPEKSDLGSSCYTSSTSIFNNYAMELLISSCSRCKTCDCLVYDEEIMAGWTADDSNLNTTCPFCGNPFLPFLNVEIRDMRGPGRLFLKGSPSGDEVVTSSYSASTGLDTGTSTLSTPCPTTTVSPPSPVVTVQESSASRRTQLTRAQGINIPTEHRQGTDSHRAPMARSVSAFGPMDEPSQPSCCVPTSGSLPSRLSETVDPLSMEWPLHNPEPVTVPYLSPLVLWKELESLLENEGDPVITEADMVDHHPIIYWNLVWYFRRLDLPSNLPGLILTSEHCNTDSQVPRHWMSEDSKHVLIQILWDNLKLHQDTIQPLYILWNTYNVGYPLSRPVPEEERPFSEDVLQSVVKSIQRNDVSRPMAQLLQLLGQTLGVKRQRSLYRDILFLSLVALGKDNIDIDAFDREYKLAYDRLIPTLVKLTHNCDRPPSTGVMECRRTFGEPYL, encoded by the exons GGAGTTGGCGGGGATGGGAAATGATGGAGGACAAAGGCCCACGCGTAGCCGACTACTTTGTGGTGGCTGGTTTGACAGACCCATCGAAGCCGCTGGACCAGGAGATCCATTTTGATGATGCCTGCCACAAGACAGCCAAACCTAAGGCACCAATCACTGATGTGGCAGTGGTGATCCGTTCAGTAGGGGAGGAGGTGCCACCAGGGTTCACATGCATAGAGACAACACCAACCGGCCATTCTGCTGACCTTAACAATGGTGGTCTCATGGCCCCCCAGATCTTCCTGTGCTACAGGCGAGGTTGCGACAAGCCACCACTGACTGACCTTGG tGTGCTGTATGAATGGAAGGAGCGACTGAAGCATGGGTGCCACCTCATCCAGACCACACCCTCTGGTCGTCCAGCCAATATCAGTGGCAATTCCTCCCAGCGCATTTATGTCACCTACCGCAGGGCACCGGAGGTCCAATCGCACGCTGCTCTGGCTGTCACAGACATCTGCATCATTATCCCGAGTAAAGGAGAGACGTCGCCACACACCTTCTGTAAGGTGGAAAGGAATCTGAACAGCAGCATG TGGGGCTCCTCTGTTTACCTGTGCTATAAGAAGTCTGTGACCAAAGCCAACATGATAGCCTACAAAGCAG GCTTATTCAGCAGATATCCAGAGGAGGACTACGAGTCATTCCCCCTGCCAGAGTCTGTCCCTCTATTCTGCCTTCCTATGGGAGCTACGATCGAGTGCTGGCCAACTAACACCAAATACTCTCTCCCTGTTTTTTCCACCTTCGTCTTAACAGGCGCCTCTGGAGAGAAG GTATATGGTGCTGCCATTCAGTTTTATGAGCCCTACCAGCAGGAGTGTCTGACAGATCAGCAGTGCTTTCAGTTAGGACTGCAGGGCCCAGATCCACACAAACCCTCATCCTCCAACTTCACTTCCGCTGTCTCCAACAACGCTGGTGCCAGCAGCCGCTCTGTCTACACAAATAAGTGCATCTGCTTGCTCTCCCATTGGCCCTTTTTTGATGCTTTCCGCAAGTTCCTCACATTCCTTTATCGCTACTCCATCTCTGGCCCCCATGCCCTGCCCATCGAAAA ACACATCTCTCACTTCATGCACAAAGTTCCTTTCCCTTCCTCTCAGAGGCCTCGTATCCTGGTGCAG cttTCCCCCCACGACAGTCTGATGTTGAGTCAGCCAGTGTCTTCTCCTCTACCGCTCAG tgGAGGTCGATTTTCCATGTTACTTCAGAACCTCGGACCAGAAAACGCTGTCACCCTGCTGGTGTTTGCTGTCACTGAACATAAGATTCTGGTTCACTCTCTACGGCCGGCCGTGCTGACCAGCGTTACTGAGGCTCTAGTGTCT ATGATTTTCCCGTTCCACTGGCCGTGCCCGTATATTCCTCTTTGCCCCCTGGCATTGGCTGATGTGTTGAGTGCCCCTTGTCCGTTCATTGTTGGAGTGGACTCTCGCTATTTTGATCTTTACGACCCCCCACCAGATGTGAGCTGCGTGGATCTGGACACAAACACCATCTTCCA CAATGATGATAAGCGAGCCCTCACGTGGAAAATCCTACCAAAGAAAGCCTGTAAAAACCTGCTGAATGTGCTAGGCAATCTCTACCAGCAGCTGGTTGATG GTCAGCACAAACCAGATGGGCTACTGGAAATGAGCATGAGTGATTTGTCGGAGCTGAGCTGTGGAAAGAGCCTCCATACACTAGAGCTGGAGATCCAGGAAGCCTTCCTCCGCTTCATGGCAGCCATTTTGAAGGGCTATCGTTTATTCCTAAGACCCATCACCCAGGCACCTTCTGAGAAAGCAACAGATGCCAGCTCGCTTTTTGACTTGCAAG GGTTTTTGAGGAGCCGTGATCGTTCACACCAGAAGTTCTACTCACTGATGACGAAGACGCAGATGTTCATCCGCTTCATCGAGGAGTGTTCTTTTGTCAGTGATAAAGACGCCAGCCTGGCCTTCTTTGATGACTGTGTGGACAAA GTGGACAGTGACAGGCCAGAGGACGCCAAGCTTATAGAAACTGATGAATCACAGCGTAGTGAGCACACAGTCTTTATCACACCGCCGGAGCTGCCTGCTCTGCCAGAGGGGGAAGAGTATCCACTCCtgtacag TTACGACGGTTTCCCAGTGTTAAGTATTGACCTCTTTGACCCAGTGGAGGGTCCACGGACTAACTCCTCCCGCGCTACTGCCAGACATAGCTGTCCCACCAGCCCTGCCCCCATGTTTAGACGCACAAAACAG GAGATCAAACTAGCCCAGAAGATAGCTAAGAAGTACTCCTCCATCCCTCAGCTGTGGTCCAAGTGTCTGCTCCGTCATTGCTATGGTCTGTGGTTTATCTGTCTACCAGCGTATGTAACGGTGTGCCACTCCAAAGTGCGGGCACTTCGCACAGCATATGATGTCCTCAGAAAGATGCAGGCTAAGAAGCTGCAAGCCCCGGATGAG GTCTGTTACCGGGTGCTGATGCAGCTCTGTGGACAGTATGGTCAGCCTGTTCTAGCAGTCAAGGTCCTCTTTGAGATGAAGAAGGCTGGAGTCCATCCCAATGCTATCACTTATGGCTACTACAACAAG GCCGTGTTGGAGAGCACATGGCCCTCTAGCACCAGAGGAGGATACTTCCTGTGGATGAAGCTGAGAAATGTCATTCTCGGCGTGGCACAGTTCAAACGGGCACTTCGGCGACATGCTCCTCTCACACAGAGCCCTTTGTCAG ATGGCAGCGACCTGGACGCTGTAAGTCACAGCAGCTTGGATAGCTCTGCTGACACTAACCTGGCCGAGCAGGGCCTCTACGCCAATGACTGCGTCAAACTAGACCCCATTGACGATAGATCTAGCACAG TTGGCCAAGGGGGTTGCGGTGTGGGTGCCCGTGCCCATTTGCACAGTGGGGGTTCTGAGCTCAGAGGAGCCACCCACCACAAAG GAGATCAATCAGATTTGGGTTATAATTCGTTAACCAAAGAGGAGGTTCGAAGAGGAGACTCCAGTGCCCAGGACTCGGTCCCTGACAAAGATGGCAAGAAGGAGAGCGACTGCAGTTCTT TATCGGAGACTGAGAGTACCAAAGGAAGTAAAGACTGCCTTTCTCAGCTAGACGTGGAGATCCATTCCTCCTCCAAAGCCCGTGGCATCGTTCGCAGCAGCTGTAAATCCAAGAGCTCTGCCAGCGCAg GCCACATTGCAGGTCTTCTCTTTACTTCATCTCTGGATGACATTGGAGAGGTCCATACCAACAGTCTGCTGAGGAAACATAAAAGTGCTCTGGGGGAGATTGTTGAAGGCGGCCGCTCTTCTATGGACTGGCAGGGTGTGAGAGACCGCCGGCTTGACACAGGGGGACGCAGTGGCTCCTCTGGTCTCAGCCTGGGTATGAACAAGGGTGAAACCGATCCTCAGAAGATAGCAGGAAACCTGGATGGCCATGGAAAGATTGCATCCTGTGCCAAAAAAAGTAAGAGGCCTCATTCTCTAGCTTTGGGCGGGTTAGAGAGTGCGGTTGCTGAGGCAGGAATTAAGAacaaagatgaagaggaagaaggacgTGACTCCAGTGATGAAGATGGAAGCAATACAGATGCCATTTTTGATTTTGAGGATCTGGATTTGGACAAGTCATCCTCAGAGGTTGGGGTCAACACCCATAAATTAAATACATCTAATCGGAAGCCCGTTGAACGCAGTGCCAGCTACAGTGGTACAAGCACGGTGACATCAGGAGGAGCTGTCAAACGCACAGGCATCGAAATGGGCTACGATCCTCTATCTCTGCTGGCGGCACAAACAACAGAGCAAAATGACAATCCGCACTCTGAGGCCAGGACACCAAGCACCGGGAGGAACCTGGCCAAGGAGATCGAGCGCTATATGAACCACATGGGCAGCCCTCTGAGCAGCCGCACGCCCAGTCTGGACCTACAGGACGCTGCCAGCCCCACCCTCCTCCATGGCTCCGCCCACTCCATCCCCCGCAGAGCTAGTCTGCCCCACAGCTCGCCGCTCAGCGCTGCTGGAGTGCCTCGCTCCCGTACGTACCACCTGCCTTCACCCTCGCAGCCTATCTCCCGCCCGCATCGGTGGTCGTCCCCACCGTCTCACAGCTCTAGCACCACTCCCAGCCCCAGCCCTCGCCCCAGCCCCTACAGAGAGAGGGCGGACAGAAGGAGCCTGGCGTCaccttcaccctcctcctcctcttttggTCTGGACACTCTGCTCACTCCAAGTCTGGATGTGTTCAAAACCAGTGTGTTCTCTGCTGGGAAGGGCGTGGCAGAGAAGGCTAGCCGCTGGTATTCCCGTCTCGCTACATACACCACACCCACCAAG GATGCTCCCAGTGACCGCCTGAGTGTGTCCTCCTATGGCGTGGGTGATCCAgactgctcctccctcctcgaTGAGGACGAATGTGGGACGTTGGAGAGCTCTGTGGTCTATCCACAGAGGAATGGCCTTGTAGGGCCACACAGGAGCCCTAAACACAGCCCACTCCGCAGCACCGTGGAGAGCCCCACTCCAGGCTCTGGTCCTGGGAGACCCACATGTGAGGTACCAG GATGTATCCTGTCCTCCCCTGGATTCCTTCTGCCAGAGAAGTCAGACCTTGGCTCTTCATGCTacaccagcagcacaagcaTCTTCAATAACTACGCTATGGAG CTGCTGATCTCCAGCTGTTCTCGCTGTAAGACATGTGACTGCCTGGTTTATGACGAGGAGATCATGGCTGGCTGGACAGCAGATGACTCCAACCTGAACACCACCTGCCCCTTCTGCGGAAACCCCTTCCTGCCGTTTCTCAACGTGGAAATTAGGGACATGCGAGGACCTGGAAG GCTTTTCCTGAAGGGCAGCCCGTCGGGAGATGAAGTGGTGACCTCATCATATTCTGCTTCCACAGGCTTGGACACAGGGACATCCACCTTGTCCACACCCTGTCCGACAACGACTGTGTCCCCACCCTCCCCTGTGGTTACTGTCCAGGAGAGCTCAGCAAGCAGACG aactcAACTGACCAGGGCTCAAGGTATCAACATCCCCACAGAGCACCGGCAGGGCACGGATTCACACAGAGCGCCCATGGCCCGCAGTGTCAGTGCCTTTGGTCCCATGGACGAACCATCACAACCCAGCTGCTGTGTGCCAACATCCGGCAGTCTGCCAAGCCGCCTCAGTGAAACCGTG GATCCACTGAGTATGGAGTGGCCTCTCCACAATCCAGAGCCAGTGACGGTTCCCTACCTGAGCCCTCTGGTTCTGtggaaggagctggagagtCTGCTGGAGAACGAAGGTGACCCGGTGATCACAGAGGCCGACATGGTGGACCACCATCCCATCATCTACTGGAACCTAGTCTGGTACTTCAGACGGCTCGACCTCCCCAGCAACCTGCCCGGTCTGATCCTCACCTCTGAGCACTGCAACACAGACTCCCAG GTTCCTCGTCACTGGATGTCGGAGGACAGTAAACATGTATTGATCCAGATCCTGTGGGACAACCTGAAGTTACATCAGGACACAATCCAGCCTCTCTACATCCTCTGGAATACATATA ACGTGGGTTACCCTCTGTCCCGGCCGgtcccagaggaggagaggccgttCAGCGAGGACGTACTGCAGAGTGTAGTGAAGAGCATCCAGAGGAACGACGTGAGCCGACCGATggctcagctgcttcagctcctgggaCAGACGCTCGGAGTCAAGAGACAAAG GAGTTTGTACAGAGACATTCTCTTCTTATCGCTGGTGGCTTTGGGGAAAGATAACATTGATATCG ATGCCTTTGATCGCGAGTATAAACTGGCGTATGACCGGCTCATACCGACACTGGTGAAGCTCACTCATAACTGTGACCGCCCTCCCAGCACCGGCGTCATGGAGTGTCGCAGGACGTTTGGAGAGCCTtacctgtaa